TCAGTGTCCTCCCAGGgatcaactggtggatttgaaccactaacctttggttagcagcacaattctTGGCCCCTTGCACCACTGGAGCTGCTTCATGGAAAACCTGTGTTTGTGAAATGGGGAAATTCAGCTGTTGCCAGCAGAAACTAACCTACAAGCTATGgttacaactcttatttcagtagGTGCAAACATATAGACAAAgtcaatcattttaaaattaagttgCTATTCAAACATCAGTGTAAGGACTGGGATAACAGCAAGTGTACTAGCAATGGATCGAAGAGAGAATTTGAATATATAGGTTAGAGCAGGTGCCTCACTTCAGGGACATGTATTTGGCTGGTCTTTCTGGTGTTTATAGTCCTGGGTATATTCTCATAGAAGACATACCTTCATTTGCTCTTCACTACTTTTTGAAATCTTCAACGCTAATTTATGGTTTCATAATCTTTCTAGTATTTTGAGCAATAAAACTTATTATTATAATTTAAATCTGTTTCATAATTTAGATGATCCCTCAAGGAAGACATGGAGAAATTCCTTCCCCATGTGACTATATTCAAAGATGTGGACTATTTTCCTCTTTTGTTCCCAAGGATTGCCGATAAGAATTTCCAATTGAAGAGTTGCTCTAGATATGTCAGCTGACAGTAGATAAGCAATATTGAATAGGTCAGTGGAGGTGTGGTAGGAAGTGGGAAAACATTCATCCTGACAACAGGGAACTTACCAGGGGCGTTTTTTTTAgtctttaaaatttttgaaaGGGTTTAAAGTATCTATACTAAGTAAGTACATTGGGGGACTGATGCCTCCACTCTCGGACATCTCCTTGCAGGAGCTCATGGAGTCAGATGTTGGGACCAACAGGACAACTCTGAaggagttcattctgctgggcctggtGGAATCCGAAAGCCTGCAGCCACTGCTCTTTGTTCTCTTCCTCTTGGCCTACTTGGTCACCGTGGGGGGCAACCTCAGCATCCTGGCAGCCATCTTGATGGAGCCCAAACtccacacccccatgtacttcttcctgggGAACTTGTCAATGCTGGATGTTGGGTGCATCACAGTCACAGTTCCCCCAATGTTGGGTCGTCTCCTGTCCCACAGGCGTACAATTCCCTATGAAGCCTGCCTCTCACAGCTCTTCTTCTTCCACCTTCTGGGTGGGATGGACTGCGTCCTGTTGACTGCCATGGCCTATGATCGCTTCCTGGCCATCTGTCGGCCCCTCACGTACAGCACCCGCATgagcaaggaagtccagaggACATTGGTAGCTGCGTCCTGGGCTTGTGCCTTCAGCAATGCACTGACCCACACTATTGCTCTATCTACTCTCACCTTCTGCGGCCCCAATGAGGTCAATCACTTCTACTGTGACCTCCCACAGCTcttccagctctcctgctccagcacccaagtcaaTGAGCTGCTGCTCTTCGGTGTAGGTTTCATTATGGCAGGTTCCCCTGTGGTTCTCATCATCATCTCCTACATCCACGTGGCAGCTGCAGTTCTTCGGATCCGttcagtggaggggaggaagaaagCCTTGTCCACATGTGGCTCCCACCTCACTGTCGTTTGCCTCTTCTATGGGACAGGGATCTTCAACTACATGCGCCTGGGTTCAGAGAAGGCTTCAGATAAGGACAAAGGGGTGGGGGTTTTCAACACGGTCATCAACCCCATGCTGAACCCACTCATCTACAGCCTCCGAAATTCCGACATTCAAGGTGTTCTACGGAGGGTGCTAGGACAGAAGAGATCACTGAATGGAGAGTGAAGTCATTTCTTTCTTGCCATATTTATGCTACAGAATTATTACCCATGAGGGCAAAATCCATTTGTTCCTATATCATGAGGCCTCAATACTTTTGTACAGTGTTTCTCCTTTAAGAAAACCCTACCTGgttaatttattcattcaataaatatgtATTAAATTATTTCTCTGATCTACTCACTATTCTAGGGTTGATGAATCAAAAGTCTCAATATGCGTGCAAATCACATCCcaataaagacaaacaaacatattgaatAAGAATCACATAAATGGTATCTCATAGTGTGATGTGCAATAGAGAAAACAAATAAGACAGCAAATATCATCTTAGGATCTGATGAGCCAGACCCTTGCCAAGTTGCTCCCTTGTTTTTAGCTGTGCTGAATTTCTGGATAGAGTTGAAGCTTTGGAAGTTTAGTAGACCTGGGAAATATGGTCCTACAGGAAAAGGGCATTTGGTTAATTACAACCTGGGTCCCCTAGAGTCACTATAAGGTTTCCTTCTGACGAGGACTTGAAATTCCCTATAGATCAAATGTCAGAGTATTGTTATTTAACCCCTGGGCCCTATACCAACAATAATTCTATTTTTCTATATCTTTCACATCTGAGAAATTCAgttctccccaccctcctacgCTGGCATATGAGAATCTAACCAGATATTTGGTGGCGGGTATTAGGCATGTAAAAAAGGAATAACTAAAACTGATCCCACTATTttggagtcaattgtgactcatagtgacagtgCTCCGCCCAGAGCAGAATTGAACAgtaccttggggtttgcaagacaagatctttatggtagcagacaaCCTCGTCTGTCTCCTATTGACCAGCTGTTGGATTTGCACTCCATGAGCAGCCAAGATCTTGAACAGAACTCTTTAGAGAGGAATAATCCAAACTCCCGGGCATCTGACCCTTCAGACTcaaagataacctacatagggtttctgagcctggaaatCTGCACCAGAGAAGACAATCTCATCTCTCTCTGGCAGagtggctcgtgggtttgaacaactgaacttttggttagcaatccaatgcttacccaacaggacCACAAGGACTACTTATAGCGAGAGGAGTAAAGTTCAATAACTAAAACTATATTGATGTCTAGATATCCTACACTCATAAGAGGAATATTTTATCTCCATTCGCTGCCATCTCTTTTATTCTTACTTGAAATGTGGCAACATCTTTGAAAG
This window of the Tenrec ecaudatus isolate mTenEca1 chromosome 10, mTenEca1.hap1, whole genome shotgun sequence genome carries:
- the LOC142458652 gene encoding olfactory receptor 3A2-like, whose product is MESDVGTNRTTLKEFILLGLVESESLQPLLFVLFLLAYLVTVGGNLSILAAILMEPKLHTPMYFFLGNLSMLDVGCITVTVPPMLGRLLSHRRTIPYEACLSQLFFFHLLGGMDCVLLTAMAYDRFLAICRPLTYSTRMSKEVQRTLVAASWACAFSNALTHTIALSTLTFCGPNEVNHFYCDLPQLFQLSCSSTQVNELLLFGVGFIMAGSPVVLIIISYIHVAAAVLRIRSVEGRKKALSTCGSHLTVVCLFYGTGIFNYMRLGSEKASDKDKGVGVFNTVINPMLNPLIYSLRNSDIQGVLRRVLGQKRSLNGE